In Cynocephalus volans isolate mCynVol1 chromosome 16, mCynVol1.pri, whole genome shotgun sequence, the following proteins share a genomic window:
- the NT5C gene encoding 5'(3')-deoxyribonucleotidase, cytosolic type, with translation MAARPVRVLVDMDGVLADFEAGLLRGFRRRFPGEPHVPLEQRRGFFAREQYRALRPDLADKVASVYEAPGFFLGLEPIPGALEALREMNDMPDTEVFICTSPLLKYDHCVGEKYRWVEQHLGPQFVERIILTRDKTVVTGDLLIDDKDTIKGQEETPSWEHILFTCCHNQHLDLPPTRRRLLSWSDNWQEIIDSKRAAARRE, from the exons ATGGCGGCGCGGCCCGTGCGCGTGCTGGTGGACATGGACGGCGTGCTGGCCGACTTCGAGGCCGGCCTCCTGCGGGGCTTCCGCCGCCGCTTCCCCGGGGAGCCGCACGTGCCGCTGGAGCAGCGCCGCGGCTTCTTCGCCCGCGAGCAGTACCGGGCCCTGCGGCCGGACCTGGCG GATAAAGTGGCCAGTGTGTATGAAGCCCCAGGCTTTTTCCTAGGCTTGGAGCCCATCCCGGGCGCCCTGGAAGCCCTGCGGGAGATGAACGACATGCCGGA CACCGAGGTGTTCATCTGCACCAGCCCTCTGCTCAAGTATGACCACTGTGTGGGCGAGAAG TACCGCTGGGTGGAGCAGCACCTGGGGCCCCAGTTTGTGGAGCGCATTATCCTGACAAGGGACAAGACGGTGGTCACGGGGGACCTGCTCATTGATGACAAGGACACCATTAAAG GGCAAGAGGAGACCCCAAGCTGGGAGCACATCTTATTCACCTGCTGCCACAATCAGCACCTGGACCTGCCCCCCACAAGAAGACGGCTGCTCTCGTGGAGTGACAACTGGCAGGAGATCATAGACAGCAAGCGGGCAGCTGCACGGCGGGAATAA